The sequence GTTCGAGTACTCAGAGAGGTTGGTTCTCTTCACGATACCGTTTTGTGTAAAGAAAACCAATCCTTTGTCCGCTTCAAAATCCTCCGTAGGGATGATCGCCATGATCTTCTCATCCTGCTGAAGGTTGATAAGGTTCACTACTGCTTTACCTTTAGCTGTACGTGATCCCTCAGGGATACGGTAGACTTTGAGCCAGTAGAGCTGTCCTCTGTCTGTAACGAACATAAGCGTATCATGGGTATTTGACGTAAAGAACTTCTCGATGAAGTCATCATCATAGGTCGTCACAGCGATCTTCCCTTTACCGCCACGGTGCTGCTTCTCATACTGCTTCACCGGTACACGTTTGATGTATCCACGGTGTGTGATCGTTACGACCATCGGCTCATTTGGAATCAGGTCTTCGATATCGATATCATCATAATCATCCACGATCTCTGTACGGCGTGGGGTTGTGTATTTTTCACGGATCTCAATCAGCTCGTCACGGATGATAGCGTTGATCTTCTCTTCACTCTTCAAGATCGCTTCAAGTTCTGCGATAAGTTTAAGCAACTCATTCAACTCATTCTCGATCTTCTCTATCTCTAAACCAGTCAGACGTCTCAGTCTCATCTCCAGGATCGCTTTTGCCTGGATCTCTGAAAGTTTGAAGCGTGACATGAGGTTTTCTCTGGCTTCCACATCATCTGAAGAGGCACGGATAATCTTGATCACCTCATCGATGTTGTCCACAGCGATCTTGAGACCTTCCAAAATGTGTGCTCTTGCTCTTGCCTTTTCAAGATCGAAGATCGTTCTTCTGATCACCACTGTTTTTCTGTGTTTCAAGAAAAGGTCGAAGAGCTCCATAAGATTAAAGACTTTTGGCTCTTTGTCTGCGATCGCAAGCATGATGATACCGAACGTCACTTGCATCTGTGTACTTTTGAAAAGGTTGTTCAGTACGATCTCACTCATCGCGTCACGCTTAAGTTCGATCACCACACGGATACCTTCTCTATCTGACTCATCACGAAGTTCTGAGATACCCTCTATCTGTTTGTCACGGACAAGCTGTGCAATGTTTTCTATGAGTCTTGATTTATTGACCTGGAAAGGCAGTTCATCGATGATGATGATCTCTTTAGAACCTTTTTGTTCTATGTGTGTCTTCGCACGCACTTTGATACGTCCGCGTCCTGTCGTATAGGCATCTGTGATACCCTTGCGACCAAAGATGATACCACCTGTTGGGAAGTCAGGACCCTGTACGATCTTCATCATCTCTTCTACTGTAGAGTTCGGGTCATCTATCCTTGCGACCAATGCATCCACAAGTTCATCCAATCTGTGCGGAGGGATGTTCGTAGCCATACCGACCGCGATACCGCTTGAACCGTTAAGAAGCAGGTTCGGTACACGTGAAGGAAGTACATCAGGCTCTTGGATGGAATCATCGTAGTTTGGTACAAAATCAACTGTGTCTTTGTCCAGATCAGAGAGAAGCTCTTCAGCGATCCTTGTCATACGCGCTTCAGTATATCTCATCGCTGCTGCATTGTCCCCATCGATCGAACCGAAGTTTCCTTGCCCATCCACAAGCGGTGCCTGCATAGAAAAGTCTTGTGCCATACGTACAAGTGCGTCATAGACCGAAGAGTCACCGTGAGGGTGATACTTACCGATCACATCCCCGACGATACGTGCGGATTTTTTATACGGACTTCTATGTGCAAGATGAAGATCATTCATTGCATAGAGGATCCTTCTGTGTACAGGTTTCAACCCGTCTCTCGCATCAGGTAATGCCCTACCAATGATGACGCTCATAGAGTAGTCAAGGTAACTTGACTTCATACTATCTTCAATTAACACTTGTCCGGTATTTTGTTGCTCTTCAAACAGATCGCTCATGCATTTCCTTGTTGTGTAAAAAATTGTATTGATTGTATCTAACATCGGCTTAAATAAAAAGGCTAAAAAGCGCTTAAAATGGACGCTAGGTGTCTTAAAATGGATTTAACATAGTTTTAACACTATATTCTATATAATGCAGACTAAATTCATATATGAGGAAAAATAGTGCCAATTGAACAACTGAAAGATATCGTAGATTATGGGATCATAGGATTTCTCTTTTTCTTAAGTTTTATTACTTTTGCCTTTGCAATCGAGAGAGTACTTTTCTACCGTGGTCTCAAAGTGACAGACTACAAAAATAAAACTGCATTGGAACTTGACATTTCAAAACGTTTGGCAACCATTGCCTCTATCGGTTCGAATGCACCCTATATAGGACTGCTCGGTACGGTACTTGCGATCATCCTTACATTCTACATCATCGGTGACCAACAAGATACGATCAATCCCGGTGAGATCATGAAGCACCTGGCACTGGCACTTAAAGCGACCGCAGCCGGTCTGGTGGTGGCGATCCCTGCAACGGTTATCTATAATGCCCTGCTAACAAGAGTCGATACGATCTTGGCCCGATGGGAAATCGCACAGGATACAAACGCCTAATGAGGAGAGAACGCTTTGACAAAATGAATGTCGTACCATTCATAGATATCGTACTCGTTCTACTGGTCATCGTACTTGCAACGGCTACGTTTGTAGAACATCAAGCGATCAAAGTGGATCTGCCGACTGCAAGTTCTAAAAAAAGTGAAGAGAAGAAAAACATCCAAATCGCTGTCGATAAAGATGGAGTCTACTCCTATGAGAAAGAAGTACTGAGTCTTGAGCTCATTAAAGAGAAACTGATGAAGCTAGACCCTAAAAAAGACCTTATTTCACTGCGTATGGATAAAAGCAGTGAATTTCAGTACTTTGTAGACATCATCGATATTCTCAAGACCAAGGGGTTTGAGAATATTTC is a genomic window of Sulfurovum sp. XGS-02 containing:
- the gyrA gene encoding DNA gyrase subunit A, which gives rise to MSDLFEEQQNTGQVLIEDSMKSSYLDYSMSVIIGRALPDARDGLKPVHRRILYAMNDLHLAHRSPYKKSARIVGDVIGKYHPHGDSSVYDALVRMAQDFSMQAPLVDGQGNFGSIDGDNAAAMRYTEARMTRIAEELLSDLDKDTVDFVPNYDDSIQEPDVLPSRVPNLLLNGSSGIAVGMATNIPPHRLDELVDALVARIDDPNSTVEEMMKIVQGPDFPTGGIIFGRKGITDAYTTGRGRIKVRAKTHIEQKGSKEIIIIDELPFQVNKSRLIENIAQLVRDKQIEGISELRDESDREGIRVVIELKRDAMSEIVLNNLFKSTQMQVTFGIIMLAIADKEPKVFNLMELFDLFLKHRKTVVIRRTIFDLEKARARAHILEGLKIAVDNIDEVIKIIRASSDDVEARENLMSRFKLSEIQAKAILEMRLRRLTGLEIEKIENELNELLKLIAELEAILKSEEKINAIIRDELIEIREKYTTPRRTEIVDDYDDIDIEDLIPNEPMVVTITHRGYIKRVPVKQYEKQHRGGKGKIAVTTYDDDFIEKFFTSNTHDTLMFVTDRGQLYWLKVYRIPEGSRTAKGKAVVNLINLQQDEKIMAIIPTEDFEADKGLVFFTQNGIVKRTNLSEYSNIRSNGVRAINLDEDDAIVDAKIVKPDTKWLFVATKKGLCIRFKVEDAREIGRVSRGVTAIKFKIEGDHVCGATTIEDENDELLMISEKGLGKRTTASEYREQNRAGKGVISMKLTPKTGDVVGVVFVEEDKDLMCLTSIGKMIRVDMETIRKAGRNTSGVKIVNVDAKDRVVSIAKCQKEETPDENNGEDTENTDNTLGLE
- the exbB gene encoding TonB-system energizer ExbB, with the protein product MKDIVDYGIIGFLFFLSFITFAFAIERVLFYRGLKVTDYKNKTALELDISKRLATIASIGSNAPYIGLLGTVLAIILTFYIIGDQQDTINPGEIMKHLALALKATAAGLVVAIPATVIYNALLTRVDTILARWEIAQDTNA
- a CDS encoding biopolymer transporter ExbD, which gives rise to MRRERFDKMNVVPFIDIVLVLLVIVLATATFVEHQAIKVDLPTASSKKSEEKKNIQIAVDKDGVYSYEKEVLSLELIKEKLMKLDPKKDLISLRMDKSSEFQYFVDIIDILKTKGFENISIITKQ